A window of Companilactobacillus allii genomic DNA:
ATTATCAGTTTGATCATATGGATAATTTAAAAGATAATGGATTCTTCATAATGAATTGTTTGAACGTTGCTAATCCGGGATGTTCGCCTGAAGGAACCTCAATACTATATGCTACACAGCTATTCTTTGGTGATTCATGGGATGATGTTTCACCAGTTGAATATGCAAAACTAAAGGATAAGATTGCCGAAGATTTAATAAGCCGTTATGAAAAGGCGACAGGTATCAATATTCGTGATTATATCGAAGAAATTGAAATTGCTACTCCTGAAACGTTTGCTCGTTACCTACGTGGACCAGAAGGGGAGATTTATGGATACTTTGGAAGCCGTTGGGATCAAATGTTGGCGCGTACAATGAGTTTGGTAAAAGAAGATGAACCAATTAAGAACTTACATTTCTGTGGTGGACATGGATATTTATTAGATGGATATAGTTCAGCCTATCAGTCAGGTTTAGCTGCCGCTAAATTGGCTAATCAAAATATATCGAAGGAGACGGTATAATGGATACTTTTGAAAACCAAATTAAACCGTTCAATAAATTACTTGAAGAACGTAAAGAAAAAATCGATTCAGGATCAACAAAACCTCTAGTTAAAACATTCCCAGTCAATGAGCTGGCAGAACGATTACATCCTGAAAAGCAGTTTTTAAAGGTATTCAAAATTGTTGAACACGGACCAGATGCAAGAAGCTTTTATTTTAAGCCAGATACAGATAATGGAACTAATCATTTGGCTTATTTTAGATCAGGCCAGTACATTTCCTTACGACTAAAGATAGACGATAGCTATGTAACACGTCCCTATGCGATTTGTTCTTCACCAGCTGATGCAATGAATGATATATACATGTTGACAATCAAACTAGTTCAGACTGGATTCGTCACACCATATATCTGGGATAATTGGAAAGTGGGTACAAAGATTGAAGCTTCTGCTCCAGCGGGAACCCTTTATTATCAACCACTACGCGATAAAAAACATATTATCGGAATTGCTGGTGGTAGTGGCATAACGCCGTTTTACTCTATGGCAAAATCAATAAGTGAGGGTGTTGAAGACGTTGATCTAACTATCCTTTATGGAAGTAGGACACATGACAATATTTTATTGGGTGAAGAGTTAAATAAGCTAACTAAAGAGACTGATAAGGTTAAGGTCGTCAATGTTCTTAGTGATGAAAATATTTCTGGATATGAGCATGGTTTTATAAGTGCTGCATTGATTAGTAAATATCAACCTGCACAGGATTATTCTATTTTCATTTGTGGTCCCAATGTGATGTACAAATTTGCCAACAAAGAAATTGCAACACTACATTTACCAGCTGGGAGAGTGCGCCACGAATTAAATGGTGATTTCGGTACTCCATATAATGAGTTGGATTATCCCACCTCTGCTAAGAACAAAATCTTTAATTTAACAGTCAGAGTTAGAGATGATGAACGTGTGATTAAAGCAAAAAGTAACGAGTCATTGTTAGTTGCCATGGAACGTGCAGGAATAAAAGCCCCATCAATGTGTCGTAGTGGAGAATGTGGATTCTGTCGATCCCAGTTAATCAATGGTAAGGCCTTCACGCCGACATCAATTGATGGTAGAAGAATCGCCGATAAAAAATTTGGATATGTTCATACTTGCGATGCATATCCATTGAGTGATTTGACAATTGATGTACCAGTGCATGATTTAGAGAGCGTAACAACACGCGAATAATTTCCGAACATTAACTAAAATGAGGCGCCATTCACAACGTGAATGACACCTCATTTTAATGTTAAGCAGAAGAAACCGCGTGTTGTTACGCGTTTGCGAAGCAAACAAGAAATTAGATATTAATTGAATTTGAATCCCAAAGTAATAAGAAATTTCATGTGTTTTAATACAAAGTACGACCAGAATCCCGTTTAAAATTATCAAAAGACTTAATAGTCAAATCTCTATCATGCTGTTCAAGATTCAAAACGCTCTTATCAGCCAAACCACCGCTAATAAAATCATAAATAAAGTCGTCACGGAAGCCGATATCTGCGGCATCCTTAGCACTATTTCCGTAGTAACAAGTCGAAATGTTCGACCAAATAATTGCACCAAGACACATTGGGCAAGGATATGCATTGGTATACAGAACACATCCAGTTAAGTCGTGAGTTCCCAATTTTTGATAAGCCTCTCTAATAGTCGTGATCTCGCCATGTGCAGATGGATCATGATTTTCTAACACACGATTATGTCCACTGGCAACTACTTTGCCATCCTTAACAATGACAGTACCAAAAGGTCCGCCAATCTGTGTACCTACGTTAGATTGAGCCTCTTTTTCTGCTAGTTCCATAAATTTTTGTTCATATGCCATAACGTCCATCTCCCAATCTAAATACTTCAAGGGCAATATTAACATATTTTTGTAGTAAATATTAAAAGCAATCGCCAAAATCATTGATAGAATACAAATGATTTGTCGATTGCTTATGTATAATAACTTTAAGCTGTCTTCATAACGTGAGGTTTCTCTTCAAGTATTGCATCAAGAACCTTTTCAGCTACTAAGCCAACTTGTCCTGGGTTACGGATATCTTTGGGACCGTCAGTCTCAAAGTAATTAGTTGAATCTTTCATAACGACGATATGGTCGGCCATACGAGCAGCTTCATCAACGTCATGAGTGACAAGTACTGTAGTAAGATTTTGCTTCTTACAGATATCAAGAATTAAATCTTGCATCTTTCTTCTAGTCAAAGCATCCAATGCACCGAGTGGTTCATCAAGAAGTAATATTTCTGGATCAGTCATTAGAGCACGAGCTAGAGCGACCCTTTGCTTTTGACCACCAGACAGTTGATTTGGATAATGGTCTGCATAATCATTCAACTCAACCAAGTCCAATAATTCTTTGGCATGTTTAATGTCTTCTGGCTTTTTAGATTTGAATGAGAGGTTCTCAATGACAGTCATCCAAGGAAGCAAGCGGTCTTCTTGGAACATCATTCTAACAAGTGACTTAGATTTGGTTTTATCAATATCAATTGAACCACTAGTGGGTTTTTCTAGACCCGCTATAAGTCGTAGTAGAGTACTCTTACCACCACCACTCATACCAACGAGTGCAACAAATTCACCGTTATGAATATCTAGATTTACACTTTGAAGTGCGATTTGATTGTTATAAGTTTTACCAATATTATTAACTTTTATCATTGTATTTGTTTTCATTTAAATGTTATTCCTTCCAGTTGTTTGCCATTCTAGCAATAGACTTTCAAAACTCTTTGCGACGAGATCGGATATTTTACCTAATATCGCATAGACTACGATACATAAGACGACAGTCTCCATGTCGACGAAATCTTCGGCGTTGTTTGCCATATATCCAATACCTGAACTGGCTGATATTGTTTCGGCAACAATCAAAGTTGTCCACATAACACCAAGTGCATATCGAACGCCGACTAATATTTGCGGTAGTGCGGCTGGGAAAATGATTTTCTTGAACATATCAAATCGTGATAGTTCGTATGATTTGCCCATTTCAATCAAGTCATTATCAACTGAACGAATTCCAGAATAAGTATTGATATAAACTGGGAACATTGTTCCAATTGCGACTAGTGATATCTTGGCTGATTCATTGATTCCTAACCAGATAATAATCAGTGGAATTAGTGCTAAATGGGGAATATTTCTAAACATTTGGATCGAAGAATCGAATAGTAAACTGAATGTCTTGGACATACCATTGACGAATCCCAAGATGAATCCGATACCTCCACCGATCAATAATCCTAATGTGGCACGATAAAGACTGATGCTGAGGTTCTTTGGTAGTTCTCCACTAGCCGTCAGCGTTATGCCATCTTGTAACACCGCTATGGGTGAGGGTAGAACAGAAGTCGATAACCAGCCAACTGAACTAGCCAACTGCCAGACGACGACTAATGTAACTGGGATTATAAATGGTAGTAATTTTTGAGTTGGGAAGCTGAAATGCCTTGCTGGATTTGAATTAGACGTATTAAGGTCGATAGATTTTTGCATTAATTACGCCTCCTTGACATATTGCTTTTCTTCAATTTCTTTGGCAAGTAAAGTACGTTGAATTTTACCCGTAGCGTTCTTGGGTAATTCTTGCCCGAAGATATATTGAGTAGGACGTTCTGCTGGCATCAATTGATTATTCGCGAGATTTTTGAGCAATGCCAATTGATATCTATGGTCTGTCTGTTCTTCATTTGTAATGATTACCGCTGTAACGGCTTCTCCATAGATTTTGTCAGATGTACCGACTACTGCCATTTCTTTGATGAATGGTAGGACTGTTAAACAGTCTTCAACTGCTAGTGGATTAACGTTTTCACCACCGCGAATGATCATTTCTTTGCGACGACCGACAATGTATAAGTAACCATCATCATCGATTTTTCCAAGATCTCCTGTGAGCAAGTATCCATTGCTGAAGGTTTCGGGTTGTGCATCGAGATAGTGGTCGATCACTGAATCACCCTTGAGAGCAATCTCACCGATTGCGTTTGTCTTCAATTCTTTGTAGTCTGAATCAACTATCAATACATCGGTGCCATAAGGGATTCCAACACTGTTTTGTTTAGTGGCGTTCAATGGATTCTGAGTGATTTGACTGGCGGCTTCGGTCATACCGTAACTTTCAATCAATGGAATATCGAATCTGATCTTGAATTCCTCATGAGTACTGGGAAGTAGTGGTGCAGAGGCAGTTCTCAAGAATCTTAACTTATTTGGTTTGGGTTGTTCATCACGTTGTAAGAGAATCTCAATGATAGCAGGTGTCAAAGATACCCAAGTTAATTGTTCATCGAAGACTTCCTTCCAGAATAAGTGAGCACTGAATTTTGGTCTGAAAAGTAATTGTCCATCTGATAGACGAGTGGCGAGGTTTGAAATGACCATTGCATTAACGTGGAATAGTGGCATAACGATCATTGTGCGGTCATAGTCAGTCAGTTCTTCACTTACGATAATATTGTCGGCATTAGCCAATAATTGATTGTGAGTAAGTCCAACGCGTTTAGGTTTACCAGTTGTGCCAGAGGTGTGCATGATAATGGCAAATTGGTTATCAAATGGCTCTTTTGCCAAATGTGATTCGTGAGTTTTGCGAATATATAGTTCCACTTCTGGTTCATGTAGAGTTGTCAATTTAGGGCGTTTTTCAAAAGTATCGTTGAGAGTATCAGGCTCATCCATATCAGAATTCATGATCATTGCGGAATAGTTATATTGTTCCTCAAGTTCATTGATTTGGATTTCTGTCACAGCAGGGTTGATTGGGTGAACGATTGCACCTATTTCCCATAAGCTTTGTACTACTAAGGAGTAAGTTACTGAGTTAGTTAATGCGACTAAGACGATATCGTTATAACCGATACCTTGAGTTGACCAGTAGTTCAACCATGTTTCACGTTCCTTATTTAAGACTGATCCTGTATACCAGTTCTTTTGTGCATCTTGCATAATGGGACGATTAGGATTATTAGTTAATTGTTGTTTTAGTTGGTTAGTTAGTTTAGACATATATATCACCGAGTCCTTTCAAGTACGTAGGTGTTTTTAATAGATTTATTTTTCTTTAATTGAATAAACCTAGTTTACAAATATGTCGGCATTCTAACTACTGGTTTTCGCTAAGTGTTAAATAAGATTTTCTTATTAAGATACTTATATAAAATTCATTACGTAATTTACCCATAGACAGAACTTGAGGTAGGTCGAAAAGGAGTGGAAATTATATCATATATGATATAATACGTGATGAAGAAAGTTGAATTTGTATTTCTAGTGTTAGATGGAAAAAGTGAAATAATGGAATTTATTAATGGTCTCCCGGTTAAAGATAGGAGTAAGCTGTACGATACAATTAATATCATATCGGAGTTTGGAATCCCAATTGCTGCACGTCAAGAGTGGGTGAAAAAACTTGATTCTGATATATATGAGATTCGATCTAAGGTTGGGACGAATATTCAACGATGTTTGTATTTTCATAAGTATAAAAACATATATGTAATAACTAATGGATTTACTAAAAAGACAGATAGAACCCCACAAAGGGAAATAAGACGTGCTAGATTATTGATGAATAGGAGCAAATCACAAGATGACAAAAGTTGAACTTATTAATGCAGCAGAATATATTGAAAATGAAAAAAGGAAGAATCCTGAATTATCAAGGATGATGGATATAGAAGAAAATAAAATGGAATTAGCTATTAATATTTCAAAGTTACGTCGTTCTCTGGGATATTCGCAAGAAGAATTCGCCAAAAAAGTCAATAAACCACAATCAACTATCGCTCGTATCGAAAGTGGTGAGGGGAATCCTACAATGAAGACTATTTTTGAAATAGGATATGCTGTTGGTAAAAAAGTTAATATTTCTTATGAATAAAGAGCACACTAAAGTGCGGAATTTCTGAGCATTAACATAAAAAGATGGTGCCATTCACGAAAGTGAGTGACGCCATCTTTTATGTTCTGTTAAGCTTTTTTGAATGTAACGGTAAAAATACTTCCGTTGGGTTTATTATCAGAAACGATAATCTGAGCATTATTTAAGATAACCAGTTTAGCCACAATTGCTAAGCCTAAACCACTACCTTTGATCTGGGTGGAGTGGGATTCGTCCACACGATAGAATCGCTGAAAAATTTTGTCCTTTTTATCATCAGGAATACCCATCCCGTTATCAGCAATACTCAAGTTGATATTGTCATTATCTTTTGAAACGTTCACATCAATATGCCCATTTTTAGGAGAATATTTACTAGCATTGTCCAAAAGTGCAATGGTAATCTGTTGAATCAAGTCCAAATTACCATTGATCACTAGATCTGGTTCAATAGATACGTTGATATTTTGTGGTATAGAGGCTTGATAATGGTCACTAAGTTGTTTGATTGTTTCGGATAAGTTAACTTCAGATAATTCAACGTCAGCTTTGTCAGCTCTGGAAAGATGCAACAGGTTCTCAATCAGCTTTTGCATCCTCAAAGATTCTTCGTCAATGAAATCCAGAGATTCAGGGATGACCTCGGGATGTTTGTCACCGCGTCGCTTAATTAGGCTGATGTTCCCGCGAATGGCGGCGATTGGTGTACGTAATTCATGAGATGAATCGGAAACAAATTGCTTTTCACGTTCCAAACGCTGATTTTGAACGTTCAAGAGATCATTGAATGAATTACCCAGTTCATTTATTTCAAGTGGACTGTCAGGAACTGTCAAGGAAGGCTGATTGGTCTCTAGATCTTGAGTTGTTTTCTTAGTCTCATTAACTAGTTCCAATGTTGGTGCACTGAGACTCTTGGCTAATCTTCTAGCCCACCAAGTACCGAATCCCAAAGTTACGAAGACAACAAAGGCTATGACTATCAACAATAACAGTAAGCTCCTTAATAGATTGTTCAAACTGACCCAGAGTTGATAGGTAGTATTGTTGTTTTTTTGTGTGTAATAGAGAAATAGACCATAGCCTGGAATGTAGACCATATTTTTGTTAAAGAAAATATGTAGCTTTTTCCTAGCTAGGAATCGCTTGGATGATGGGGAAGTCATAATAACACTTTGACGTTTTAATGAAGCGGCAGTGACTGACTTGTCTTGGGTCTTGACCCGGATGAAAGAATTTTGCTTGGTGTGTCGCTCATTGGCGTTATTCCATTCAATGAAGTTAGGAATACTCTCAATATTGGAGCGATTCAAGCTCATCATCAAACCTTGCGCATCCCGAGTCGTCATCATAGTTTGTTGAACGCCGACAAATGCTAGAATCAACAGGCTTATCGAAAG
This region includes:
- a CDS encoding nucleoside deaminase; this encodes MAYEQKFMELAEKEAQSNVGTQIGGPFGTVIVKDGKVVASGHNRVLENHDPSAHGEITTIREAYQKLGTHDLTGCVLYTNAYPCPMCLGAIIWSNISTCYYGNSAKDAADIGFRDDFIYDFISGGLADKSVLNLEQHDRDLTIKSFDNFKRDSGRTLY
- a CDS encoding type II toxin-antitoxin system RelE/ParE family toxin, with translation MKKVEFVFLVLDGKSEIMEFINGLPVKDRSKLYDTINIISEFGIPIAARQEWVKKLDSDIYEIRSKVGTNIQRCLYFHKYKNIYVITNGFTKKTDRTPQREIRRARLLMNRSKSQDDKS
- a CDS encoding AMP-binding protein; the encoded protein is MSKLTNQLKQQLTNNPNRPIMQDAQKNWYTGSVLNKERETWLNYWSTQGIGYNDIVLVALTNSVTYSLVVQSLWEIGAIVHPINPAVTEIQINELEEQYNYSAMIMNSDMDEPDTLNDTFEKRPKLTTLHEPEVELYIRKTHESHLAKEPFDNQFAIIMHTSGTTGKPKRVGLTHNQLLANADNIIVSEELTDYDRTMIVMPLFHVNAMVISNLATRLSDGQLLFRPKFSAHLFWKEVFDEQLTWVSLTPAIIEILLQRDEQPKPNKLRFLRTASAPLLPSTHEEFKIRFDIPLIESYGMTEAASQITQNPLNATKQNSVGIPYGTDVLIVDSDYKELKTNAIGEIALKGDSVIDHYLDAQPETFSNGYLLTGDLGKIDDDGYLYIVGRRKEMIIRGGENVNPLAVEDCLTVLPFIKEMAVVGTSDKIYGEAVTAVIITNEEQTDHRYQLALLKNLANNQLMPAERPTQYIFGQELPKNATGKIQRTLLAKEIEEKQYVKEA
- a CDS encoding FAD-binding oxidoreductase yields the protein MDTFENQIKPFNKLLEERKEKIDSGSTKPLVKTFPVNELAERLHPEKQFLKVFKIVEHGPDARSFYFKPDTDNGTNHLAYFRSGQYISLRLKIDDSYVTRPYAICSSPADAMNDIYMLTIKLVQTGFVTPYIWDNWKVGTKIEASAPAGTLYYQPLRDKKHIIGIAGGSGITPFYSMAKSISEGVEDVDLTILYGSRTHDNILLGEELNKLTKETDKVKVVNVLSDENISGYEHGFISAALISKYQPAQDYSIFICGPNVMYKFANKEIATLHLPAGRVRHELNGDFGTPYNELDYPTSAKNKIFNLTVRVRDDERVIKAKSNESLLVAMERAGIKAPSMCRSGECGFCRSQLINGKAFTPTSIDGRRIADKKFGYVHTCDAYPLSDLTIDVPVHDLESVTTRE
- a CDS encoding ABC transporter permease subunit, giving the protein MQKSIDLNTSNSNPARHFSFPTQKLLPFIIPVTLVVVWQLASSVGWLSTSVLPSPIAVLQDGITLTASGELPKNLSISLYRATLGLLIGGGIGFILGFVNGMSKTFSLLFDSSIQMFRNIPHLALIPLIIIWLGINESAKISLVAIGTMFPVYINTYSGIRSVDNDLIEMGKSYELSRFDMFKKIIFPAALPQILVGVRYALGVMWTTLIVAETISASSGIGYMANNAEDFVDMETVVLCIVVYAILGKISDLVAKSFESLLLEWQTTGRNNI
- a CDS encoding helix-turn-helix transcriptional regulator — encoded protein: MTKVELINAAEYIENEKRKNPELSRMMDIEENKMELAINISKLRRSLGYSQEEFAKKVNKPQSTIARIESGEGNPTMKTIFEIGYAVGKKVNISYE
- a CDS encoding sensor histidine kinase, with the translated sequence MKTKNVTTYEKLINQGINRLVVIITLSISLLILAFVGVQQTMMTTRDAQGLMMSLNRSNIESIPNFIEWNNANERHTKQNSFIRVKTQDKSVTAASLKRQSVIMTSPSSKRFLARKKLHIFFNKNMVYIPGYGLFLYYTQKNNNTTYQLWVSLNNLLRSLLLLLIVIAFVVFVTLGFGTWWARRLAKSLSAPTLELVNETKKTTQDLETNQPSLTVPDSPLEINELGNSFNDLLNVQNQRLEREKQFVSDSSHELRTPIAAIRGNISLIKRRGDKHPEVIPESLDFIDEESLRMQKLIENLLHLSRADKADVELSEVNLSETIKQLSDHYQASIPQNINVSIEPDLVINGNLDLIQQITIALLDNASKYSPKNGHIDVNVSKDNDNINLSIADNGMGIPDDKKDKIFQRFYRVDESHSTQIKGSGLGLAIVAKLVILNNAQIIVSDNKPNGSIFTVTFKKA